In Danio rerio strain Tuebingen ecotype United States chromosome 9, GRCz12tu, whole genome shotgun sequence, the genomic window TGATGTAAAGGAGTTCATAGGCAATCCTAAGTGGTACACTGACAGAGGtgaaaaaaatatcataatagGTCTATTTCACAAAAACGGCATTTAAAACTGGAATAGGGAATCGGTTGCCCAGCCGCTGCTACTATTGCCATTCATTATAATGGACTGCGAACAGTTTAGTTTCCTCTcagttattactttatttttatatcgtAGCGGTAATTTTAGCCTCTATGCTGCGTATTGTGTGTTTTGGTActcaaaatacttaaaaataaataatttaagaaacTTAATGACTTTATCCACTGTACTGTACTAACcatatacacaaagaaaacagaaaTTAGACTGTCTAATTGTAGGATTGAGTGTAGTTAATTAATTCAGGATCTAAATGTTGTCTCATTTAGTTTGCTTAGATGGCAACATTTTCCTACCAAATTATGGCACGTTATTTTAGCGCCCATGAGCGAAATTTAAATCATGATATTCTTTAAAGTTACTTAATTTTACATTAGcattttgtaataaaatataaaaactaagacaatttttctaaatacatttttaaatacaaataaattaagatttcattcatttttagatttacTGTTTTAAACCCACATAAAAATCTTGAtatagctaatatatatatatatatatatatatatatatatatatatatatatatatatatatatatatatacatatatatatatatatatatatacatatacatataacagcacatatatttattaaatgtgaaaatatgttttataaacatgtaaagatttattattaacttgctattattttcTCCATTACAATgaattcattaaataaattaaacctgtccaatttAGATCGTTTAATATATCTTTGAAAAACGTTTTAGCAAACAGGCAATATCTGCTATATTGACTTTGTCAGATAAATAATGTCTGATAGAAAATTAAACTGTTCACAGTCTATTGTAATGAATGGTGATAGCGAAGGCTAAGCGACCGGGCGACAATTCTCTCCAAATCACCATATTTGAGAAACCAGTatatgaaaagtttttttttgcttcCTTATTAGCCTGCATAGatcttgaaaaaatattattctaaataaaagtattgttttttgttttgttgttgaatgTGTTTTAATCAGGCATTCCATACAGGAGGGGATATTTGCTGTATGGCCCACCTGGCTGTGGAAAGAGCAGCTTTATGTAAGCTTTCTTTATAGTTCATCTTACTATCAATTAAGGTTGTAAAGTTGATCTATGCACAGTTCAAATAACTTCTGTAATAAACAATGGTTTAACTTTTTGTAGAAAAAGTTATTTTTGTGGAAGTTTTATGTTCATGTAGATATTGCATGTGGTATTGTCAAGTCATGTCTACCTCAGACCTTATTTTACTCATTATTGAAAATCCCCATTATAAAACTTTATAGGGAAATCCAGAAGGAACCCACAGTAAACTCATCTAGTTATGACATTAATCCTGCACCgctctatgaaaaaaaaattaatcagcccacaatttactcaccctaaagGCATCTCTTCCTTTTTTATAGATAATTACAACCAGAgttattgtaataattattttgtggTTTTTCTGCTCTACAATAGCAActgtttttctgttttctttgcttctttttctcttcttcttcttctttagaCGTGCATATTTTGGTGCACCAGCAGCTTGACAGGAGCTTGTGATGCATATTTGCCATTGAGataaagagaagcaaaaaagcatcactgaaaaaatatttctcattttatatttattcaaaataggaatttatattatttaatatctcatttaaaaatcatataaaatcgttaattgttctttttattattaataaattaattttatttaaaaaaaatgtttttttcaaatgcTTGTGTGCTTCTACTTCTTATTCATGTCACTACTACAATCTGCTTATGTCATCTGTAATGCTTCACGTTGCTGTCCAGCTGGTGGTGCTAaatgataaaaaacaacaacacaaagctTTAGAAGAAAAATGTGTATCTCAGAAAATACACAACTGtttataaagtttaaaatatgtaattgtttcttaaaataaaataaaaatgcatcagTTTGCAGCTGGAGAcctttactattatttttattatggatGGATGTGCTTTATTGCACTTGTTTTTGGACTATTGAAGAAAACACCTACCCCTTTTCATTGTAAAGCTGGAAAAGCACaagattattaataaaattactcTGATTTTATTCGACTGAAAGTAGACAGTCTTATACTAACCTCATTAGGggttcatttttaattaaaattaattaaaatttaattaaaatctaaccctttaaaataacaaagtacAATGGGTATATGCACAAAGATTTCTAATATTCAGTCAGCCCAatcgcttccagtgaactgtattGCCATCACAAAATCggcacgtttaagatctgatttctttaaaaaatctgtgatcttcacAGCCTGATTGATGTGCGATATAAAGTTGGTTTCAGACCAGATAAGAAGCGCtgaattaaattccatttccctgTCTTCAAAATATGAAAACGTATTTGACCCCAGTATTGAAGTTTCTACGCTAGCCTACTACTACTGACATCCCTAGCTTTTGCAtggtctttcatctcattttatgcttgaataacaaaataaatgcttaagtctatttaactgattgtattttaagtaCATTACAACATCCGtgctgtaaaagcaaccttatgaaattgaaaacagtcacattaacctttcactggaagtttatcgttggctgaaaaacactagctgtgcatatagctcaTTCAGAGTTTCACATCTCTGTATACTTATTGTACTTTTTCTTCTTCTCAGAACTGCTCTGGCAGGTGAGCTGGGCTACAGCATCTGTCTGATGAGTCTGAGCGACCGCAGCCTGTCTGATGATCGCCTCAATCACCTGCTAAGCGTCGCTCCGCAGCAGAGCATCATCCTGCTGGAGGACGTAGATGCAGCCTTTGTCAGCCGCGAGCTGCTGCCCACCGAGAGTATGTCTTGCTGTTGTGCTTCTGAATATTCACAGCCTAACTATACTGTGATGAATCTTGATGACACAATATAATCTTCTTTCCATTTTTTTCTCACAGATCCACTGGCCTATCAAGGTATGGGACGGCTTACGTTTAGTGGGCTTCTGAATGCTCTGGATGGAGTGGCATCTTCAGAGGCCCGAATTGTCTTCATGACTACTAATTTCATTGAGAGGTAAGGCTTGTTTTTCCCCatgaagatttagttttttttttggactttggAATGTGAAATTGTGGCTATAATAGCACAAGGAATTGGAAGATTGGTGGTAATAAATTGTGTGTGTTACAGTGCAATGAAGGTCAGATCCTGGCAGATGTTTTAATATCCAAATGTTGTATAATTGtacttattatatttaataaacaaatataattatttcaTAGAATGAAAATCCAATTAAGTGTATATACGGATATTAAGTAAATAaaggtttatttatgtagcatttTTCACAGACATTAAGTCACAAAAGGCTTTACAATAATGCCCGATTTACTCGGGcctcagcgtcaatgcttgacggagggcatgtctgaagttagGGCTGACGTGATCATCATAacagcgtcagccaataaaattagtctGCAATCGGCTACTGTTTGAGCtaggggtatttgcataaagcgatctgatgaAAAGTaatgaaaagttgagaaattcccaatttctgcagcgagcaacactaCTGATGCAGCACTGACGGATCTGCAATTCAGTTCGGCAACGCTttatgtcacccattcaaagctAATGGGAAGTGCTGATGCTGATACCCCATGTGAATGGGCCGTTAAAGAAGTGTGGAAAGGggtgtttattgtattttattatttttattttagaatatcCTGATATTCATTGTACTTTTGCATCCTAGATAATGTCATTTATATTCCCAACAAACATGCTTGCTTTAaacaattgtacataataatCAGGTTTTgctgacattaaaaaaaattgtttaaaatatttttttagtcatcatttattagtatatatttaatatatttagtttatgTTAAATAagtctgtatatatttttaaatattttttgttcccTATtgcaaaatacatattttttaatctcttaaaataaataatttacacaaTATTTCATTTATAAAGGATATTTTATGTGatcaaaaaaattatgttagtgtaatctttttttttaattcaaacataataaataaaacaaacattaaatattgtcaattcataaaatgtttttttggtcTTTATAACTGCTCAATTATTATCACACGATCACTCTTTTCTGTAGTCCAATccttacttattttaaataaattagtccattattaatcattaaaaacattaatcatGAAGTACCCAGTGGTCAATAAGACTTGGGACTCTGAACAGTCTTTGGTATTAGTAAAATGGTATTGTTTCCTTCCCCTTCTCATTTTCTTCTCCTCGATGTGAAGACTCGATCCGGCTCTCGTCCGCCCCGGCCGTGTGGATCTGAAGCAGTATGTTGGCCACTGCTCGCACTGGCAGCTGACTCAGATGTTTCGGAGGTTTTACCCTCAGGAGTCTGCAGCCGAGGCAGATCACTTCTCTGAACAAGCACTGGCCGCTCACACAGATCTTAGCGCCGCTCAGGTACAAGGACACTTCATGCTCTACaagactgacccagccggggctatCAAAAACATTGCAGAGATTAAGGACTGAAGATTTTCATAGACTTTTGTTTGAAGAGCAGTCAAGAGCAACAGTTCTTGCTCACAAATTAATGCTCAAAAATTGGAGTAATAAAATAAGACTTGTGGAatatttgtgtattttgcttGGTTATTATGGCTGTATTTCGGAggtttgttttgtgtatattgAATCATGCCTTATATGTGAGCGGGACAtgcactatctgacaaaagtcttgtccctatccaagttttaggaacaacaaataataactggactagttgatcatttggtattagaagtggcttaaatgaaaggcaaaggcctctagattaccctTATTCTTatagaatcttgggtctatgtgggtttcaataggtcttctgcagtatttgtgatgcatTCCACAGATCATTCATCAgacaaatctaccttctgccacaaATAatccactagaagtcaagttattatttgttgctcctacaactgggatcaataacaagacttttgtcaggtagagatCTATTTTCCAAATTTTTTGCTTGTGATTAATATTCATACAATTATTAATGCTTTAAAATtctaaacattcagaacatttcTTTCTGAACAAGAGCATGtggttttgtaacatttttttgtttgttttgaagccTTTTCCCTCCACCCTGTAGGAACTGGAGGAAAGGTGAATGTTAAAGGCAGAGTTCAGCCAGATTAAAAATTGCCTTTATTTTTATCGTCATCATGTCATTCAAAACCTGTACTTAGTATTATACCAGGAAAATAACAGAATGTTTACTATAACGTTCTCTGAAAGATTGAGAGCCACGGTCTGCATTTACATACAGCTTCactcactctcagaaataaaggtaaatgagctgtcactggggtggtaccttttcaaaatatacacatttgtacttaaaaggtccatattggtactttaaaagtatatattagtaccaacaaaatttaagagaaacacttttgtactttttaggttctaatatgtacccttgaggcattaatatggaccttttaggtacacatttgtactttatgaaaaggtaccactccagtgacagctcgtgtacctttatttctgagagtgctgTATGAAAAAGAGCAGAGAAATGGTGACTTGGAACGAATCAGACTTAGTATCTTCtgattaaaggcatagttcatccaaaactgagaATTccatcattatttactttcacttgtcaccaacctgtttgattttctttcttctgttaaacacaaaagaagatctgcaaaaaaaaatctgcaaccattgacctccatatttgtttttcctactatagaagtcgctggtcatgattttgccaagtatgatgcgatcctggaataaaacatctatgttgatcctggaacatcatttttgttggaaaatgtaatccatacctcttccctacccctaaacccagccattaCTGAATTATTCCTAAAATCAGAGAGGAATAATAGCTGGATAATGATCATGTAAAATTGCATAAGTCTAAAAacctaacataaactgtaaacacatcccttaattctgattggctgattcatAGATGTTTattcaggaacatgtcctacttggtgaaatcaggttggtgtatggaagtcaatggttacaggtttccagcatttctcAGAATAACATCATTTGTATTCAACTGAAGAAACAAACTCTTTGAGGTTAGAATCCACTTGAAGGTTAGTAAATAATgagttaaattaaatatttgagtgaactatccctttgataaTAAAATTCTTACAGTGTCATTATGTGCATGCTAATGGACTTTCACCTTTCAAAACAGCACTGTACAACATAATATCAGATAGTGAAGAGTTAACTTGACTGTGTTTTTGCCCCACCTCCTTCTCCCTCCCGTGTGAAACCGGATCGTTGTTTCCCTCACTGTTCGCCCTGCCTTCATAAtggctgtttgttttgctttgagcTCTGCAGAAAGGCTCGGAATCGGATTGGGTTTTCTGAGACCCACGGCAGCGGCCACAGGCTTCAGGAGAGCAGCAGGAAATGCTGCGGCTGCTTCTGTCAGTGTCCAGGACGGCCACAGAAAGCTGAAGACTGAGGCTGACCTTCCAGAGATCAAAATCTTTACCATGTTGTACAGACTGCTCTTTAAAGGCTACCTGAGTCGCATGCATGAGCTACAGGTACAGAGAGAAACCAATACTGAAGTTTGTTTACTGTGTGACTTTAACAGCGCTTGACATTATTTTTTACCTTCTTTATTTTCTCAGACTGTCAGGTGGTGTTCGATTTAAAGACACGGAGTAGAAAGGAAACAGCTGTCTTGTATAATTGAACATTTTTGAATAATTCAGAAGTGTTGTTTATTTGatcagtcaatggttacaggtttccaacatgttTCAAAGtatcttgtgttcaacaaaagaaagtatatcataaaggtttgaaagaaGTAAATGAtggagaaagctgaaaacctgcaatcattgactaccatagtaggaaaaagaaaTACCATGGAagcaaatggttacaggttttcaacatttttcaaaatatcttcttttgtgttcaacagaagaaagtaactcataaaggtttgaaagaaGTAAATTATGacaagctgaaaacctgtaaccatagacttccatttttAGGAAAAAgaaatacagtggaagtcagtggtttcaGATTTTCAACATTTGTTTCaaatatcttcgtttgtgttcaacaggggaaagaaactcataaaggtctgaAAGAAGTAAATGAtgcagatattttaaaatgtttgaaacctgtaaccattgtcttccatGGTATTTCTATTtcatactattgaagtcaatggctacagattttcaacattttttaaaaaatgtcttattttgtgttcaacagtggaaagaaactcaaaggtttgaagtAAATGatgaaggtattttgaaaaatatacaggaaacctgtaaccattgacttctatggtatttctttttcctactattgaagtagatagttacaggtttccaacattttcaaaacatcttctttagtgttcaacacaagaaagaaacttataaaggtttgaaagcAGCAAATTATGACAATTTGGTTGAACAATCTATTTTAAGGGATGCAATGCAAGATTTTGTCTTTACTAGCACACCATGTTCTTAACCATTTGTTTTTCGTCTCCCCAGTTATATGAAAAACAGCTTTATGGCCCTTTGTACAAAATCAATGTCGGAAACTTCCAATCCGTTGCATTAAACAGTGTGGACTTACTGGAGGAACTCCTTCGAAAAGATGAGAAGTTTCCTTCCAGGGGAGACATGACTCTGTGGACAGAATATCGGGACATGAAAGGCATCGGCTACGGCCCTTTCACAGAGTAAATGCATTTGGCACAATGGTTTTGTAATATGTTTTGCAATCTTATGTAAGATTTGTCAAAAGTCTGGAGATTTTACAAGGACAAAGTACATTTGGCTAATGTACAGTAGCTGTTTCATGTTATGTAAACTTATGAACTCTTATCAACATATGGCGTTTTTGTTGCATTTCTGAAAGGAGACTGTGTTGTTCAACAGAGAAGGAGAGAAATGGTACAAACTGCGAGCGGTGCTGAATAAACGCATGCTGCATCCAAAGGACTCGGTTCAGTATGGAGATGTGGTGAATGCAGTGATCACAGACTTCATCAAACGCATTTACTATCTGCGGGAGATGAGTCCTACAGGGGATCTGGTCTCTAATCTGACCAATGAGCTTTACCGATTCTCTCTTGAAGGTATTTCCACTCCAGGATTCCACTTAAATATTTTCCAATTGCTTTTATTCTTAATTTCCTTAATTGCTTGAATGGAACTGATGATACTGGAAACATTTTTGGGAGAATTTCATGCATCACTACAGTCTGAAAtggtatggagctaataatatgccaaaacaatctgaatttgcaTTGTGTTCATTTTAACTATTGacaattgttatttaataaatctgaatttttatatgacgttaaaaaatgttttgaatttaaatttcataatttgaatttcataacttgaatattgaacatctgaaatgtaagaCAACTGAATTTTTTATAGACATATTTTCAAACTTCAGATTTGTTGTGTCCTGAATTCATAGACCGCAGATATCCAGTTTGTAGAAATGCAGTTTCAAGTTTTCTAGATGAAGAAATTCAAAACATGAAATTCAATATCCttaaattcaaaaccagaaattcagatcgTGAAATTCATATTCAGCAGAAAGTAGGTCAGGGGTGATCAACAGAAGACTAGATGATCACCTAAACGTCAAACTAAGAATCACCCGCCTCTGCTTCTTAGTCATGGACTACAGAGTGTGAATTACGAGGGTGTGGATTTGTATGGGTCTGGAAATGTTTTTATCCAcatatagcctaatgtaaaattaaactcGTATGTATTTTAGCTTTAAGTATAGGGGAGGCTGCTTTCGATTTCGCGTCACATAAACATTATGTTAAACACTCATCAAGCAGCTTTTGACGTATTATTAGCTCTAAAATGGAAccataatgtaatttaaatgtcaAAGAAAATACTCAAGTCAACTTTGGAATTATGACTGCCCCTACCACATTATTGTTAGCGTActttagctttttttaaacaactttagACCTTAGACCTTTAGACCAACTTTAgaccttttttattatatttccaaAAGAAATCCCTCTTCTTTGAAACACAAAGGGGGTCAGCGCAGTTgttcagttgttagcactgtcgcctcacagcaagaaggtcactggttcgagtccgggcggggtcagttgacatttctgtgtggagtttgcatattctccccatgttcatgtgagtttccgggtgctccggtttccccctccaGTTTTCCCTCTCTCTAAACAAATGGCACAACTTTAAAGATGCACAAAGCAAGTTTTGCCAAACCAAGCTGGTGTATGCATAAGATGTTTAGTTGTATTCAGATATTCTTTATTACAGAAATATTATGTACAGAATAATTGACGATGAGGTGTTGAAATTTTCCCACTGAATGATTTCAGTTCCTTCACAGCTACGGCTGTCAAAATCAAAACAGAAGGCTGTGAATGAGATGTGTAAGAAATTAGTTCTACACACAAGGAAAACCTGACAGTCTTGAAATACAAAATCAAACAGTGATGTTAGGTGTGGTAAGCATGCAGTAATATATACAGAATAATGACAACTgactgttgaattattagaaaataacgcACAATCAAGGTGATTTTGAGTTGTcaaataactgaaatcattcaaAGTAATGATACGAAACTGTAATACTGTCAAGACCCGCCTGAACCTACTTTAGCCATGATGTTATCTTTAAATAATGGCACAACTTAAACATttcatcaaccaatcagatcaGATTTGAACAATAAATACAAGTTATAAGATCTCAAAAAAACAATGATCTTCTATTGATATTGCAGTATATATTGTCTAAGCAATTTATGGtgtttgtaataaaatgtattgcATCCACTGATCTATATAGAACAATggacaattattaatattattgttattattatactattctATTCTGTTATTTTATTCTCTATTATAAATCAGTGACTTTATCATAGATTTTAACATGGCTGAATTCatgtatgtgttttgtttttgtcatgacagttaTTGCGCATACTAATTCATCACCAATATTTAACATGTACTCCATTTGCAACCATTTCCTCCACAGGAATCTCCTCCATTCTGTTTGAGACACGCATTGGCTGCCTGGAGAAAGAGATTCCTGCTGAGACGCAACATTTCATTAATTCTATTGCACAGATGCTCACCTACAGCATGCCCGTGGTGTTTATGCCCAACTGGACCCGCAATTACTTGCCATTCTGGCAAAGGTACATTGGCGGCTGGGATGGCATATTCAAGTTCGGTTAGTGTGTTAGTTCCCACATTGTGTTCTTGCAGACTACAAGAGATACATGCATGATGTTTTCTATAATGTTGttgattacatttatatattatgcATAGCTGGAAAAATGATTGACATGAAGATGGAGGCCCTTCAGAAGCGTGTAGATGCAAATCAGGAGGTTGCTGGAGAATATCTCACATATCTGCTTTCTAATGGCAAGATGAGCAGCAAAGATGTTTATGGAAGTGTATCTGAGCTGCTGCTGGCTGGCGTCGACACAGTAAGACAtctttttttgtagtttacaGAAGTTTACAAAATTAGACATCTTCATTAACGT contains:
- the bcs1l gene encoding mitochondrial chaperone BCS1 produces the protein MTLSDFIGALKDNPYFGAGFGLVGVGTALAVARKGAQVGMIFFRRHYMITLEVPSKDKSYHWLLSWITKHAKHTQHLSVETSYMQHESGKVHTQFDFHPSPGNHIIWYGRKWIRVERVREKQMMDLHTGTPWESVTFTALGRDRQTFFNILQEARELALKQEEGRTVMYTAMGAEWRPFGFPRRRRPLSSVVLESGVAERIVDDVKEFIGNPKWYTDRGIPYRRGYLLYGPPGCGKSSFITALAGELGYSICLMSLSDRSLSDDRLNHLLSVAPQQSIILLEDVDAAFVSRELLPTENPLAYQGMGRLTFSGLLNALDGVASSEARIVFMTTNFIERLDPALVRPGRVDLKQYVGHCSHWQLTQMFRRFYPQESAAEADHFSEQALAAHTDLSAAQVQGHFMLYKTDPAGAIKNIAEIKD
- the cyp27a1.1 gene encoding sterol 26-hydroxylase, mitochondrial isoform X1, with the translated sequence MAVCFALSSAERLGIGLGFLRPTAAATGFRRAAGNAAAASVSVQDGHRKLKTEADLPEIKIFTMLYRLLFKGYLSRMHELQLYEKQLYGPLYKINVGNFQSVALNSVDLLEELLRKDEKFPSRGDMTLWTEYRDMKGIGYGPFTEEGEKWYKLRAVLNKRMLHPKDSVQYGDVVNAVITDFIKRIYYLREMSPTGDLVSNLTNELYRFSLEGISSILFETRIGCLEKEIPAETQHFINSIAQMLTYSMPVVFMPNWTRNYLPFWQRYIGGWDGIFKFAGKMIDMKMEALQKRVDANQEVAGEYLTYLLSNGKMSSKDVYGSVSELLLAGVDTTSNTMLFALYHLSKDPETQDILYQEVTNVLKDDRIPTAQEVNTMSYLKAVIKETLRLYPVVPMNARLIAENEVVIGGHLFPKNTTFTLCHYAISRDEKVFPEPQKFKPERWLRDGRTRPNPFGSIPFGFGVRGCVGRRIAELEMYLALARLIKLFEIRPDPTVGEVRSLNRTVLAPDRKVNLHFVERKKTEA
- the cyp27a1.1 gene encoding sterol 26-hydroxylase, mitochondrial isoform X2 — protein: MFLTICFSSPQLYEKQLYGPLYKINVGNFQSVALNSVDLLEELLRKDEKFPSRGDMTLWTEYRDMKGIGYGPFTEEGEKWYKLRAVLNKRMLHPKDSVQYGDVVNAVITDFIKRIYYLREMSPTGDLVSNLTNELYRFSLEGISSILFETRIGCLEKEIPAETQHFINSIAQMLTYSMPVVFMPNWTRNYLPFWQRYIGGWDGIFKFAGKMIDMKMEALQKRVDANQEVAGEYLTYLLSNGKMSSKDVYGSVSELLLAGVDTTSNTMLFALYHLSKDPETQDILYQEVTNVLKDDRIPTAQEVNTMSYLKAVIKETLRLYPVVPMNARLIAENEVVIGGHLFPKNTTFTLCHYAISRDEKVFPEPQKFKPERWLRDGRTRPNPFGSIPFGFGVRGCVGRRIAELEMYLALARLIKLFEIRPDPTVGEVRSLNRTVLAPDRKVNLHFVERKKTEA